A single region of the Sorghum bicolor cultivar BTx623 chromosome 9, Sorghum_bicolor_NCBIv3, whole genome shotgun sequence genome encodes:
- the LOC8077955 gene encoding UDP-sulfoquinovose synthase, chloroplastic → MKMAHLITNCSFSTSPAVQTFSSSPNYCRSVGQLQNSKSSNLSLKSCSRRQKKSYVSCASAAVQGQTQTPLTGSQQAYEHSSSKPKKVMVIGGDGYCGWATALHLSNKGYEVAIVDNLVRRLFDHQLGLDSLTPITSIQNRVRRWKSLTGKTIQLFIGDICDFEFLSEAFKSFEPDAAVHFGEQRSAPYSMIDRSRAVYTQHNNVIGTLNVLFAIKEYSDECHLVKLGTMGEYGTPNIDIEEGFITITHNGRTDTLPYPKQASSFYHLSKVHDSHNIAFTCKAWGIRATDLNQGVVYGVRTDETALHEELSNRFDYDGVFGTALNRFCVQAAVGHPLTVYGKGGQTRGYLDIRDTVQCVELAIANPAKPGEFRVFNQFTEQFSVNELAKLVTAAGAKLGLEVQTKSVPNPRVEAEEHYYNAKHTKLIELGLVPHLLSDSLLDSLLNFAIQYKDRVDTAQIMPSVSWKKMGAKPRTVSV, encoded by the exons ATGAAAATGGCGCACTTGATCACTAACTGTAGTTTCAGTACATCTCCTGCTGTTCAGACATTCTCCAGTTCTCCTAATTACTGCCGCAGTGTTGGCCAATTACAGAACTCAAAATCTTCAAATTTATCCCTCAAATCTTGTTCCAGGAGACAAAAGAAGTCATATGTTTCCTGTGCTAGTGCAGCCGTACAAGGACAGACACAAACACCTCTTACTGGTAGCCAGCAAGCTTATGAGCATTCATCCTCCAAACCTAAAAAGGTAATGGTTATTGGTGGAGATGGATACTGTGGGTGGGCAACAGCTCTTCATCTCTCAAACAAAGGTTATGAGGTTGCTATTGTTGATAATCTTGTTCGCCGTCTTTTTGATCACCAACTTGGTCTTGATTCCCTTACCCCCATAACTTCAATCCAAAATCGTGTCCGTAGATGGAAGTCTCTCACTGGTAAGACAATTCAGCTCTTTATCGGTGACATATGTGATTTTGAATTCCTCTCGGAAGCTTTCAAGTCTTTTGAGCCGGATGCTGCTGTTCACTTTGGTGAGCAAAGATCCGCACCATACTCTATGATTGATCGTTCGCGGGCAGTCTACACGCAGCATAACAATGTCATTGGGACACTTAATGTCTTGTTTGCCATAAAGGAATACAGTGACGAGTGCCATTTGGTTAAGCTAGGAACTATGGGTGAGTATGGAACACCAAACATTGACATTGAAGAGGGGTTTATCACTATTACTCACAATGGAAGAACAGACACCTTGCCTTATCCAAAACAAGCGAGTTCTTTCTACCATCTAAGCAAAGTGCATGACTCCCACAACATAGCATTTACCTGCAAGGCTTGGGGTATAAGGGCCACAGATCTTAACCAAGGTGTGGTCTATGGGGTCAGAACAGATGAAACTGCACTGCATGAAGAGCTATCTAACAGATTTGACTATGATGGCGTCTTTGGGACAGCACTAAATAGGTTCTGCGTTCAGGCTGCTGTAGGGCATCCACTTACAGTTTATGGAAAAGGTGGTCAG ACCCGGGGATATCTGGACATCAGAGACACTGTACAGTGCGTTGAGCTAGCAATAGCCAACCCAGCCAAACCTGGCGAGTTCAGAGTCTTCAACCAGTTCACTGAGCAATTCTCTGTCAATGAGCTAGCCAAACTGGTGACAGCCGCAGGAGCGAAGCTTGGTCTAGAAGTGCAGACCAAATCGGTGCCCAACCCACGAGTCGAGGCTGAGGAGCACTATTACAACGCCAAGCACACGAAGCTCATTGAGCTCGGCCTGGTGCCCCACCTGCTCTCAGACTCCCTGCTTGACTCGCTTCTCAACTTTGCCATCCAATACAAGGATCGGGTCGACACAGCACAGATCATGCCAAGCGTGTCATGGAAGAAGATGGGTGCCAAGCCACGGACAGTCTCTGTTTAG